The following are encoded in a window of bacterium genomic DNA:
- a CDS encoding DNA gyrase subunit B, with the protein MAEKKSSYGAADITVLEGLEAVRRRPGMYIGTTGLDGLHHLIWEIFDNSRDEAMGGFANDIEVALLPDNVIRVVDNGRGIPVDIHPKTKVSALDTIMTTLHAGGKFGGEGYKVSGGLHGVGASVVNALSTYARVEVHREGGQHVQEYKNGGKAVGKVKKIGSSKRTGTITLFRADPSIFPVIEYSYDRIVGHLRQQAYLVKGLRITILDLRDKKEVDHESAYYLRELGLDAPSTTFYFEGGLKSLVSFQNRHQTAVHKNVFYVEKEQDDVNVEVSLQYVDDISSRITAFANNIYNAEGGTHITGFKTALTRTLNNASKGGGGKEGESFTGDDVLEGLTAVVSVKLREIQFEGQTKGKLGSVEARGATETVFAEAFAQFLEEHPDDMRAILGKATLAMKARKAAKAAKESVLRKGALEGLSLPGKLADCQVRNPEEAELFVVEGDSAGGTAKMGRDRRTQAILPLRGKILNVERARLDKMLVSEQIRNLVIALGTAIGDVFDVSKLRYHKLIIATDADVDGAHIRTLLLTLLYRHFRPVVDGGFLYIAQPPLYKIKKGKEVFYAYTEEEKIDIAGKDAQLETEDEVVEEGEEEAPEVKAKRATKISVQRYKGLGEMNAEELWETTMDPARRVLKLVTIEDATDADRTFDILMGTDVPSRKTFIQSHAKEATLDI; encoded by the coding sequence ATGGCTGAAAAGAAAAGCTCCTACGGAGCCGCTGATATTACTGTCTTGGAAGGTCTGGAAGCGGTCCGTCGCCGACCGGGTATGTACATCGGTACGACCGGTCTCGACGGCCTCCACCACCTCATCTGGGAGATTTTCGACAACTCACGCGACGAAGCGATGGGTGGATTCGCCAATGATATCGAAGTCGCGCTCCTTCCCGACAATGTCATCCGTGTCGTGGACAACGGCCGCGGTATTCCGGTCGATATCCATCCGAAGACGAAGGTCTCCGCGCTCGATACCATCATGACCACGCTCCATGCAGGCGGTAAGTTCGGCGGTGAAGGATACAAGGTGTCCGGCGGTCTCCACGGTGTCGGCGCATCGGTGGTGAACGCGCTTTCGACCTATGCACGCGTGGAAGTCCACCGTGAGGGCGGACAGCACGTCCAGGAATACAAGAACGGTGGTAAGGCGGTGGGTAAGGTGAAGAAGATCGGCAGCTCGAAGCGCACCGGTACCATCACGCTTTTCCGTGCCGATCCTTCGATCTTCCCGGTCATCGAATACAGCTATGATCGCATCGTCGGTCACTTGCGCCAGCAGGCGTATCTCGTGAAGGGTCTGCGCATCACGATACTCGATTTGCGCGATAAGAAGGAAGTCGATCATGAGTCGGCGTACTACCTACGCGAGCTCGGTCTCGATGCGCCATCCACCACCTTCTACTTCGAAGGAGGTCTCAAGTCGCTGGTCTCATTCCAGAATCGTCACCAGACGGCAGTCCACAAGAATGTCTTCTATGTCGAGAAAGAGCAGGATGATGTGAACGTGGAAGTCTCGCTCCAGTATGTGGACGATATCTCCTCGCGCATCACCGCATTCGCGAACAATATCTATAACGCGGAAGGCGGTACGCACATCACCGGTTTCAAGACCGCACTCACGCGAACCCTGAACAACGCTTCGAAGGGCGGCGGAGGTAAGGAAGGTGAATCGTTCACGGGCGACGATGTCTTGGAAGGTCTCACGGCCGTGGTCTCGGTGAAGCTCCGCGAGATCCAGTTCGAAGGCCAGACCAAGGGCAAGCTCGGTTCCGTCGAGGCACGTGGTGCGACCGAAACCGTTTTCGCGGAAGCATTCGCGCAGTTCTTGGAAGAGCATCCGGACGACATGCGTGCCATCCTCGGCAAGGCGACGCTCGCGATGAAGGCACGTAAGGCTGCTAAGGCCGCGAAGGAATCCGTGCTGCGTAAAGGTGCGCTCGAAGGCCTCTCGCTCCCGGGCAAGCTTGCCGACTGTCAGGTGCGCAATCCTGAAGAAGCAGAACTCTTCGTCGTCGAGGGAGATTCGGCAGGTGGTACGGCCAAGATGGGTCGTGATCGCCGCACACAGGCCATCCTCCCGCTCCGCGGCAAGATCCTCAACGTCGAACGCGCGCGTCTCGATAAGATGCTCGTCTCCGAACAGATCCGCAATCTCGTGATCGCGCTCGGTACGGCGATCGGAGATGTCTTCGATGTCTCGAAGCTCCGCTACCACAAGCTCATCATCGCGACCGATGCAGACGTCGACGGCGCGCACATCCGCACGCTGCTCCTCACGCTCCTGTATCGTCATTTCCGTCCGGTCGTCGATGGCGGCTTCCTCTATATCGCCCAGCCGCCGCTCTACAAGATCAAGAAAGGGAAGGAGGTTTTCTATGCATACACCGAGGAGGAGAAGATCGACATCGCCGGCAAGGATGCGCAGCTCGAGACGGAAGACGAGGTCGTAGAAGAAGGCGAAGAAGAAGCGCCTGAGGTAAAGGCGAAACGTGCAACGAAGATCTCCGTCCAGCGCTACAAGGGTCTCGGCGAGATGAATGCGGAGGAATTGTGGGAGACCACGATGGATCCGGCTCGTCGTGTCTTGAAGCTCGTCACCATCGAGGATGCCACCGATGCCGACCGCACCTTCGATATCCTCATGGGTACCGACGTCCCGTCACGCAAGACTTTTATCCAGTCGCACGCCAAGGAAGCGACGTTGGACATCTAG
- a CDS encoding sortase: MKTAHSKPPMSVFLAATVVIFFLALSAADSVGFVPYYIDGTPPRPKVTVESLAEIPQEEVALPEEEEVGVAPTRIRIPAIDLDLPVLNPQTRDIAALDAVLKDGPARYMDSALLGEKGNVLIFGHSSHLPVVHNQMYKAFNRVPDLKEGDTIEVEGGGKVYTYRVLGVKGVDAEEGIIDLSREGNRLTIVTCDTLTAKTARFVLDAELIGSYDL; encoded by the coding sequence ATGAAAACCGCACATTCCAAGCCTCCGATGAGTGTCTTTCTGGCGGCGACCGTCGTCATCTTCTTCCTCGCGCTCTCCGCAGCCGACTCCGTCGGCTTCGTTCCGTATTACATCGACGGCACACCGCCGCGACCGAAGGTTACGGTCGAAAGTCTTGCGGAAATCCCGCAGGAGGAAGTCGCTCTTCCCGAAGAAGAGGAAGTCGGTGTCGCGCCGACGCGCATCCGTATCCCGGCGATCGATCTCGATCTTCCGGTACTCAATCCGCAGACCCGCGACATCGCGGCGCTCGATGCGGTACTCAAAGACGGCCCTGCACGCTACATGGATTCCGCCCTGCTTGGCGAGAAGGGCAATGTCTTGATCTTCGGTCATTCTTCGCATCTGCCGGTCGTACACAACCAGATGTACAAGGCGTTCAACCGTGTGCCGGACCTCAAAGAGGGCGACACCATCGAAGTCGAGGGTGGCGGAAAGGTCTACACGTACCGCGTCCTCGGCGTGAAGGGCGTCGATGCGGAAGAAGGCATCATCGATCTTTCCCGAGAGGGGAATCGCCTCACGATCGTCACCTGCGACACGCTCACCGCCAAGACCGCCCGCTTCGTCCTCGACGCCGAACTCATCGGTTCCTACGATCTCTAA
- a CDS encoding GIY-YIG nuclease family protein, protein MNPVRDDGSWYTYVLRSLRDGETYTGFTNDLRKRFKQHNDGLTSSTKGRRPFELIYYEMCRNESDARSRELFLKSGMGKRYLRNRLKRFLSLTG, encoded by the coding sequence GTGAATCCCGTTAGAGATGACGGTAGTTGGTATACGTACGTGCTCCGTAGTCTAAGAGATGGAGAAACATACACCGGCTTCACCAACGATTTGCGGAAGCGCTTCAAGCAGCATAACGACGGGCTCACGTCTTCAACCAAGGGACGTCGTCCCTTTGAGCTGATATATTACGAAATGTGTAGAAACGAGAGTGACGCACGGTCGAGAGAATTATTTCTAAAATCTGGCATGGGTAAACGCTATTTGCGAAATCGCTTGAAGCGCTTCCTATCTCTAACGGGATGA